Part of the Zingiber officinale cultivar Zhangliang chromosome 8A, Zo_v1.1, whole genome shotgun sequence genome, agaaagtgtaatgagaaaaaaaaagagggaagagagtgtgatggaagatattaaggagagagaaagtgtaatgagaaacaaagtgtaatgagaaaaaaaaagaaaaagaaaatgtgatgagagagattaaggagagagaaagtgagtgataaaatgaggagagagcaaatatgatgagaaagaacaaggagagagaaagtgatatgaaagaaaaattaaataaatatattttgatatttgatattaagggggaaaattttagttttttgtcaagggtatttttagaataagagaatattttgattgttgaaaatagagtaatgactcattgaagggggagacatgggaatgagtcattacccaattataAGAATTcattatcttatttgtatttccaTTTCTATAATCTAAAAATCaaaaatgacaatcaatgattgttattctcattccccactcttattcccctaaaccaaatatAGTAATGTAAGATATTGATCATAGATTCATAGTGATAAGTACAAATAGATAAACACAGCCTACAAATATTGATTCTTATTTAAAAGTGTTTGACGGTTCTAAACCGTTGAATACTATGATCAACTAAGACGACTTAGGTTGaagattttattatattaaaaaaaattaaattataaattcataaaATCATTTATTAGACAGGATCATAATTATTAAcaataattatatattaaaaaatgattaattagttattaaataattatctacAGATAAATGATCAAAGGAttataaaaaaatcaatataacaaaagaaattattaaatatttaaattgtaAAAAAGAATTAAGAGTAGTAGTTTAATGCTTTTGAAATTTTACTTTCACATGGAAcatttaagatatttttttttaaggttaCAGACCTAACTGCTACTGTATATTTCTATTTAATAGATAAGAACTCAATTTGAAATCTCTAGCACAATTTTAACACACTCTCTCAATCAACCCTAACCTCTCTTTTTCCTCAAATAAGGATGAGTAAAAGTTTGGTTAAACAAATTGAACcggttgaattttaaaattttatttaatttttttcaaaaatttaatttttttcaaaaatttaaatttttttaaaaaattattaatttaattaattcagtttgattttatttttaaattttttattcgattaaataaaataatctaataaattatttttttatcaaattaaatcttTAGACCCTGTGTTtttaaactgaaatcaaatttactaaatttttagatctgaattagaaaattttatttaattcagTGAAATCGATTGGCTTGATtcgttattaaaaaatttaatcgattcgttcagaaaaaaaaaaaccttgatTCTCGGTTCGGTTTTAAAAGACGCGCATTAAAAACTAGAACCCTGCTCGTGCTCCAGCTTTCCGAATTCTGAGATCCGACACCCGACGGCGTCCTCAGCGGCTTTCTCTTCTCTACTTCGCGCACGGAACATTTTCCCCTTCATCTTTCAGTCTCGCAGGAGAGGATCTTTATAGGGCTTTGCGGCTTCATTGACGGTTCTTCTCCTTGGTCTTAATTCCGTGGAGATTTGATGCTTTAGGTATTCATTTTCGCCAGACAAATATTTTGTCGTTGATCTCTTAGAATATGGGATACAGGCTTTTGTGATCTTCCTTTCGTGATTTTAATATAGGATAAGCGGTGTCGTGATCGCCGGGCGTTTGTTTAGCCACTAATCTGTGGTAGGGctgcctttttttttcttctactaTGGATCTCAGATTGTCCGGATACTAGGACAGTAGTCAAGATGTAgtataagttcgttaaacttcCGTGATTACAAAGTAGAGAATACGGGTGGCGTTCTAATACACTTCAACTCCCTTTGTTGGCAGCCTTTTTTCCACGAACTAACTGTTTAGGGTTTTTTACCATACAATTAGGAATTACATCTGTGTTTGCTGGTTTATCTCTGGAGCATGCCCATACCTCAATTTCAGGATGGTAGGATTGTGCCGTTCAGATTTTGACAATTTTTGCTCTTGTTAGATGCTttaactagtttttttttttttttttttatttccacgTGAGTTTATGGTTGAAATTGCGAAAACACAAATGAATTTCTTCAAATATTTTGCTTCTAGCATTACCATCTTCCTAAAACCATACTATGTTTCCTGAATCAGATAAGCatacttttctttattttattgctTAGGGATTTTGAGATGAGCAATCTTTCAAATATTTTCTCTATTCTGGAAGTGGATGCTGAAGATGATAAAGAACAGATAATTTCTATCGCAGTTGCCAAAGATGCAAAAAAGGATAAAAAATCAGGTCTTTTCtttgttatatataatcaaaattgAGTTACTTCAAATCTAGAGAAATCAATATTCGAATATATTTCTGGAATGTATCTGTTTTGTGATGGAATTCCAGTACTTCTCCTAACAGATGTGACAAAGACTAAAAATCAAAGGCCAAGGGAAAATACAAACACGAGAGATGATAAAGTAGAACAACAAACATTTGCATCACCTTCAGAAGACTACAGAATGCCTCTTGTGTGGATTGACTTGGAAATGACAGGTATGAATTTTAAGAATTGGTATGCTGTACGTTGAAAGGGTAGTCATTGGTGAGTTTATTGAATCTAATATGGCAATGCTTGTTGGTATATGTACATTCACAGGACCAAGTGATGGACATATGTACTCCTAATGCctgctttttaaaacatatataaacaAGAAGTCAATTCTCAATCATAGcttgcaatttttttttgtgtgtgtgatCTCCATACTGCATGGTTTGTCAAACATCCAGAATTTGATCTTTTATGACTTGTTTACACAGGTTTGCATATTGACGTTGATCGGATATTGGAGATTGCATGTGTTATAACAGATGGTAAATTAACCAAATCAGTTGATGTGAGTTCTTTTGTTTGTTCATGCATCTTATTTACCCATGCACCATGTGTAACTTCTCATCTATTTCATCTTCTTATTTGCCCTTTTGTTCTGCTATGTTTGTCCTAATTGTTAAAATTTCGTAAGGCAAAGCTATTTCTATGTTCTCTTTGTTTGCATTTTTGAACTAGAAATATTAAATTAGTTCTAACAGGATTCCATATATTCTGACAGCTTGAAGTTGAAACAAGTCTATATATGAAATTATTATATTGTTACTTTGGATACATAATTTGTAGATGCAGGCCTGTGTGAGCACCAATGTGGTTAGAGTCGTTAGATATTAAATGAGAATCATCTTTCTGCAGATTATAGATTGTTGGAAATCTTTTAGATATGCAGCATTTTCTATTTGAGCGGATAATAGTTCTTATTATTATTGAAAACTACTATCTtgctgttcattttttttttttggaggaaACAGAAGGCAGTTTGCCTACCAAATAAATTAAAGAATGCACAAGAGACTCATTAAAGTAGCTATAGTAATGGTATAGGAAAATGTTCTTTATTATAGTTCAGTTCATTATTCAAACTGAATCTTGTGTGGCTTTCTCGAGATGTTAAACCACAAAATGGACTGTTTCTGTAAACAATTAACCTTCTACAATTATTGTTCCTAATATCATTTGGACATTGTATTGTCACCTTTGTGATTGTATATACAAGCAACATTTGACATTGGATCGTTGCCTAAATCTATATTTTCGCTATGAAATAAGTTTGTCTCTGCTTCCTCTCTCAGAGGAGTTTGACAACAATCTTCGATGCTTTCTATGTCTACCAGATTATTGATCAATTATTTTCCTACAAATAAAGATCTCTGAGCTGGCCACAGTGGATGCTTTTTTTTATCCCCTTCTCTTTTAGGGAACAAGGACCTGTAATATTCTTACCAAATATGTTTGATGGAAATATGTTTTGTAGAACACTGATGGGCCCTGCCTTTATTCTATGAGCTGTGACACTGAATCAGTTTAAATCATTTCTATATTCAGGGTCCAGATTTGGTTATTAAACAACCAAAAGAGTGCTTGGACAAGATGGGAGAATGGTGTCGTGATCATCATGCAGCAAGTGGTATCTGCCCTGTTGTCCTTAGTTTTGTTCTCCTCTATTTTCTTCTAAAAAACTGGGAAGTTCATTTGCTATTCCTGCAGGTTTGACAGAGAGAGTGTTAAAAAGTACAGTAACAGAAACAGATGCGGAAAATCAAGTATGGATAATCCTTTAAATGCTTTCCTATTACTTGCTTGTAGTCTTCCTCATGTCAGCAACAAGTAAATGAAGGTGCATATAACTGTAATGCTATAAACCAAATTCACATGGAATAATACCAAAAAACATGTGCTGGAAGGGATTACCACATTTCAAGGATGATTTTCCTTTGGGTATATTTGGACTAGGAAGCTATGACATATTGATTACATTATAAATCAACAACCAACCTCCATTTCCACTTTCAAGGTTTAGCTTGAATCAAACAACAAACTTCTTTAAACACGCTTTATATCTTGATGCCTGTAGTTGCATTGATCCTTTGTTGTTTAATTCTGTACTGTTTGTATTGTTCGATGCAGAGATAGCATCCAACTGAAAAAGGATATAGTGCTGGTTGGGCCAGTCCTTATCAAACATATTTATGGGACATTTATTTATATAGTTTGTTAATGATCACATCAATTGATTTATTATCCCTAATGACCGGTCAAGTAGTACAGCACTAGACATGTTGTCAAGGTTTGTATAATATTTCGTTCATCAGAAAATCctgtttgaaaattttacaaaaatgaaaCATAACAAAATTAAGAAGCAGAATGTTCTCGTAGCTAAATGGGGTTGGCTACTTGAGACTTTTCAATGCACCGACTAATTAGCTTTTCCTCCATGACTACATTataattttgtcttttttttAAACCTACTGATTATAATGATTGACAACATTATAGTTGATACAATTTTTTTCTGCATACCAGAAGTTTTCTTTGCAAATGTTGTTTAAATAGCTAGTCTCGAGtgcatttttttttcataaaagggcacatgaatcatttgaacttgttTCTTGGATAACAGTACGTCATCAGATGTGAATTTTGGCAACCATCCATCTTGTactttttcatcttcttcttaCTGGTTGGTGCTGATCAACACCAAATTTTACAGACACAATATGTTGTCTGACTCCAAAACCTACCATTCTGGCCAGCCACAATACCAGACACTGGAAGGCCAGAAATATCTTTCCATTAGGGTATTATTCTTCCTGATTGGTGCAAACGAGCACAAAGTTGATATCCAGGTTGACACTGAAACTTTACCATTTTGGTCTCCCATCAATACCTGGTCAATATTTTAGAGCTTGATGGTAGTGCTCTAGCATATTAACAATGTATATCTGAATCCACTACACATGAGTCTAGTACTCCCATTTCCGTGGATCACACCTTTTATAAATGCACGAATTGCTAAAGTGCAAAGTATGCCATCTTATGTAATGATTGCAATCAGTAGCATATAGTGTTTGAGTTACTGATAGTTTCCGTATTTTTGTTGTTGATATCTGTTAAATTTGCTGTCAAATAAATTATACAGTATACATGCTGTTGTACAAGTTGTGACTACCATATTTGTCTGGTTATTTGGTAGATGTGTATGCACAATTTTCCATGCTGATGCATGCAGCTCAAGTGGCTAGCATCACATGTATTTTCTGCTCTCTCTATATATAGGTCTACGTAGCGAGTGGCATGAATTTTTAGAGTGGGGGCATTGCATGTTATCTAGTTCTtgcatttttgttgaatgatCAATTGACCAATTGCAGGTTATAGACTTTGTGAAGAAGCATGTGGGTTCACAAACTCCACAGTTGGCTGGAAATtctatttatatggattttcTCTTCTTGAAGGTTAGAACATCTCTTCATTTTTATTACATGAATAATTAAACTCAGCATTTATTTGTCAATATCTTGGATCTCCCAACACTTCTGATGCCATGCAAAAGCTTTCTTTAAGGAACAGATATGGAATAAATTGTGCACGTCTATGGCAATCTGAATGcttctaattaattattaatctgAATAAACTTAAACGGCCTTCATTTGATTAACAAACTTCTTTTGTTCTTTGACTTATTTTACTCTAGTAGCTTCTTATCACAATTGGCAAACCTTAAATGTATGTGATACCATGGGGAGGTGGGACTGCCAGTAAGGTTTATTATGAGAAGgcttctttcttgcttttcaaaATTTGACgttcattaataaataaaatgctTCAAATACAAAATGCTCAATCCTACCACTTCTCCCTCCATATTGTGTTTTACAAGTGCTGCATTATTTTTAAATGTTATTGTTCTTCTTATTGTTGATGGATTTCATACTAGTAAACCTTTATCTGAAGTCCTTTTTACCTAATTTTGTTTGAAACATTGTCAAGCAAGATGGATTTTCACTTTTTTGCCTTAGGTTGGGTTCACCTGCTAATGGAGGAGAAAAAATTCCTAGGATCCTGTTTACTTCATCTTGGTTGACTGAGAGGAGAGGAAAGGTAAAATTACCTGATGCTCTCTACCTTATGATGTTCATCAACTGAGCTCACCCTAAGCCAACCGAGGCCCGACACTACTCCAATCCCCATGCTTTCTAATGCCCAGCATCCCCTCTCTGCCCATCCAACAGTCTGATGCAGCCTGTTCACTGACCTTGTCTGACATCCTCCTCAATGCTAACCTACTCTCACTCCCCACGCAATGCCAACCTCGCCTGTCACCCCATGTCACTTGCGGGGAATACCTTCCATGAAGACCATCCATCTCCACCCATTTTTGGGCTCACGTGATTTTGGTTTGAAAAGCTCCAAAAGGGGAGAATTTGCTTTCTCTCTTCAAGATTTTTACTTGTTTAAACAAGGGAAAGCACTTTGAAATTGGAACTCTCCTCTCCTTGCAAATTGGTGCGGCTAAATTGGGCCTTAAGGAAGTGCTACAGCGGGTAGGAATTATGCTTTTCTAGTTTTCTTAGGGAACATCTTCGTTTGATTGAAGCCTAGGCAGTGTTCAACCTTAAAACGTCCTGTTCTGTTTTCTTTCCTCATCAAACAAACTCATATGTTAGACATATCTGTCGCTGCCTTGTAACATCATTGAAATCTCATTGGCTTTTTTCTAATGCCATTGCATTTTATCGCTCAAGGAATTAGTTTATTGTCTAATCATTAAAATGTGATCTGACAGAAGTATATGCCTTCTCTGGCTGCCATGTTTTCTCATGTGCTAGTTGATGTTAGCAGCATTATGGCTTTATGCATCCGTTGGTTTCCAAAAGGTAATGCATCAGATACCATTTAACTGTGTTTATGGGTCATattattttggatattttttccCTTTTACAATTTAGATGCTTCTGAAAGCATGGTTTTCATGCCCACAATGATAATGTTCAATCTCATTCTGTCTAAATGTTATAATAAGCAGCTGATTTATTCTAGTCAAGATTTATGGGAGCAAACACCCATGCATTTACCCACTACACCAACCCGtggggtagaatagtcaagattcATAATGCATATGCATGTGGTTCAAGGAAAATATTTGTCTATTTAATGAGCACAATTCAGGATATTAATATCATAACCAGCAGGAAATCTATGTAATGTCCATATAGGATCAGTGGAATTGGAATGGGTAGGAAAATgtgaaaagaaaaggagaaagagaaaacaaaataaagTATCTAATGCCTGAGACAAGGCAAGAAGTTCAAAAATTGTAAGGATAATCTATACTTCATTGAGAATATCAATACATATAAATTTCTTTGGAGATAATAAGCAAATTGAATTCTTTACTGAATCAATACAATCCCAATGATTTCtcttttcatttctcaccatcaTATTTTCGTAACCATAGTTCTAAACTAATCTGTtaatttatgaatattaataTATAACATTCTATATCTATTATAAAAGTATTAGCATGTTTCAAATTTGACAAATAACTTTGTATTATTGATATATAATTATCCATAAATTAATATCATATTTTGTAGTTATTGATTGAAAATGTTATATTAAATTCTGTCTATAATATGCTCAATATTTAATTTAGCAAATATTTCAGATATTTAATAAATGATTAAATATATAAAAGATTTTatgatttaaatataaaaattattaacatCCAGTAAAAGTCATTCCTTTCTCAACATTATCTAGGCAAACATCCATTAGATAATGGGATCTAGCATCTATATGACATCTTTGGCAATGAACCTTCAATTTACCGCATTCTTGCCTATTCTTTATGAACCAGTGCGTATACATTCATGTATGGATAAAGTACTTCCATGATAAATGCCTTGTGcagtttttttataattttttttttaaatgacactGTCTTTCATACAAATTTAAGTAGAACTTAGAAAGGAGTTGATGACTCGGGAATGGGTCatcctttttcaaatttaaacacGATTCTTTCATGAACTTGTGATTTAAGCAACTGTGGCATCTGTGGAAATGGTAATAATAACATCGTGCGAACAACCaggtttttgtttgtttgttacaCTCTGAATGCTTTATATCAAACTTTCGGTTGAGCTCAAATGATAAGCTTCTGCAGATACCTAGAGGTGCCACATGCTAGATTTCTGAATTTTTGGTTCACTTTGGATGATAAAAGGATATACTTGTGGGTATATACCCGTTTCAGATGATAAATGGATATCAGAATATGCGTGTGACTTAAACA contains:
- the LOC122009706 gene encoding oligoribonuclease-like, producing the protein MSNLSNIFSILEVDAEDDKEQIISIAVAKDAKKDKKSDVTKTKNQRPRENTNTRDDKVEQQTFASPSEDYRMPLVWIDLEMTGLHIDVDRILEIACVITDGKLTKSVDGPDLVIKQPKECLDKMGEWCRDHHAASGLTERVLKSTVTETDAENQVIDFVKKHVGSQTPQLAGNSIYMDFLFLKKYMPSLAAMFSHVLVDVSSIMALCIRWFPKEKKNAPEKTQRHRAMDDIKESINELKYYKQAIFKAPNNAKYRH